gggggggggtcatgcaGGAGACAGGACACAGAGAACACAGTGCATATTCATTAGGAACGTGGCAGGTGAACACACGGTGGCAGCGGCGCTGCCATGctggggggtttggggggggcaTTCAGAGGCGTTAAGGTGCAGTGGGGCAGGCAGACTACCCTATGGTGGGGTTATTCATGTCAACATACTGGAGGCTCCTCACATGATGCAAAAAGTACCTTTTGTGTCGCCACAGCAAAACGTTCCATTAAACAGTTCTCAGTCAATTTCCCAGAATTCACTTGTGATTTAATTCATGAGCTggttttacctgtttgtttgtttgtttgtttgtttgtttgtttgtcagcagggtCGCTTAGAAAGTTTCGAACAagagtttgcaaaaaaaataaaaataaattttgcgGATCGGACTcgatgaatgttttttttttttttattttactcctCAACTGGAAACATTTGTTTAAACAAAtgtctttgaaatgtaataTTGCAAGGTTTTAATGGTTTGATACCAGTCAGTAATACCATGTTAgcaaacattaaacacaagcCTAATGTTTTTACTGCCGGGTCGGGAAAGAACGCATTAAATTTGATGGATTTTGGGGGGGAAAAGTCGGATCTTGAGGCTCAAAAACTGATTAACAAACAATACAGAGGATATATGAGCTGCAGAGCTAtgatggtgaggaggaggaggaggaggaggaggaataggAGGAAGAGCGGGTGCTGAATAAAAACTCCTCCATAATTGGTTCTGTTGTTGGCGGGTCGAGCCTGAGCATAAACACCAAGCGGGGGAACGTTTTCCAGCTACCAACAGGTAGCTGGAAATGTAAACGCTAAGTTGACGTCGGCCTCCGCATTTAGCACGACACACAACAGCGATGTCATCTCAACCTCCTTCGCTTGACTGGCGAAGTCAAGAGAGAAGTCAAATTCCTGGGTTCTGAAAAATACTGGCTCCACCCCGATTCAGTGGTTTCTTCTTGGGAACTGCTGTTCTACAAAAATTcataaaaatccatcaaatGGGCCACTTGTAATTCATGAAAACTGGTGGAAAAACACTTCATATGATCACAAAGTTAATAAAAATGAGTCCATCGGCCTTTTGTTGCGGATTTACTTCAAATCTCAACCGGTTGTGTGATCCTGCTGCCAGACAAACAAGCGGTGAAGacgtctgattggtggaggtAATTAATCACGGTTGGATTTGTATCTCCGGACGCCGTTGCCCGTCTGCAGACGTGTCGGTTTGGAAAAGCGAAAGCGTTTCGCATCAcagatggcttttttttttccctccagcttAGCGGTTTCAACGTGTCTGACGGCGTCCTGCGGCGAGCTGGGTAATATTCCTGAGATGCTTTTACATCCCGCACTAAAACCACCGCCTCCCCACTGAAGATGAGTAGCTTCACTTAGCTTTTAGCATGCTAATAACCCAGAAAACCCCAGGAAGTCACAACCCATGGCGAGAAATAATCAGGTCAGGAATACTAACTAGCTCCTTAGtctccatctttctttcttttctttttttttagattctaACCTCACACATGAACCACAACGCCTCTCGTCGCCTTGGCGACATTGGTACTGACCCTGTCGAAGTGGTTGAAGGAGGCCCGGAACTCGTTCAGCTGCTCCTGGGTGATGCCTTTGGCGTCTCGCGTCAAGATCTGGTTCTCGATTTCATTGATAGTCCGGGCGATGGTGGTGAGCAGCTGCTCCCAGCCCACACGGATGTGCTGCAGAACAGAGACACAcggttgaggggggggggtgtcataaAATATGACTTAATAAACACTGCTGGAAATTTAAGAGGAAAAGctcactgaaaatgaaaagtttaGTCTCTTTTTTATGCACGATATTTCTGAAAAATCGGGAGCGGTTTCTACGGTTATGTTCACGTTAGACAGCTGCAGAACGGAAATCGTAatctttgccttttttttggTGGGTGCCTGATCAACATAATCTGATCTCTTGAGTCGCTTTCGACAAAACAACCTCAAAGACGACAAAATCAATGCAGATCAGCTGTTTCCATAACCTTTTCGATACCACAAATATATTTTCGTGATGCAAACGAATCGAACTTTAATGCAGAATCACTAaatctggctttttttttgtgtgaactAGTCCTTTAAAAAGCCTTACAGCGGTTCTGTTAAAGCAGGATCGGTGCAGACAGAGCCAGGACAAAACATTTGCAGGGACAAATTAGCAAAAATTGCTGGTTGCACTTAAAATACGGGGCATTACTAAATACGTAGCGTAGATTCTGCGTTCAGCAGCGTTGAAAACGGGTGAGTTGATGTCCTGaatttcaaaaaagaaattgttttgttgAAAACCGTTGGCAGAAACAAAGTTCATTACGTAAAACCTGAGGCTGGACGGTAAATTACACGTCTGAAACGTCCCGTATTAAGACTCTCCGGGACTTTCCTGTGGCGGTCTCAACATCCTGCCACCCTCCGTGACAAATCGCAACCATCCGACGCAAACTCATAAAAATGCATCGACGCCATGAGAACTGGAGGAAGCaggaatcccccccccccatcctcctcttcctagtCCTGCTGCTCGCTTCCCGGTTTTACCTCCATGGTGTACTTGGTGTGTTTGTTGTCGAAGATGAGCGCTTCCTGGATGAGCTGGTGGTCTCCCTCCAGCTGGTCGATCTTTGGCTTGTAGTTGCAGATGCTCTTCTCGTACTGGCGGAGGTGCGTCAGCTGGTCCTCCAGGGTTCCGTGCATTTCGATGGAGATGCGGCAGATTTCCTGCGGATAAAGTTTGAGATGAAACtaaattcagcttttttttccccccacaagctgtgattaaaaaaaaaacaaagattttgaTTCATCAAATGGTTTAAAGGGGTTTCAAACGCGCTCGTGCTCGCGCTGACCTCCATCTTGGTCTGGATCCAGGGTCCGATGACGTTGGCCTGGTTGGCGAACTGCCGGCGCAGACGCTCGTTGTTCTGCTGCCGGGCGTGTTCCTCGATGAGAGCCTGGTCGCGTTGAGGCACCAGCTGAAAGACCTGGAAGAGGAAGAGTCACAGAAACACGAGAGTCAATACGTGTCAGTGAGATTCAAACCAAAATGAACACtaaacatttcctgtttgatAGAAAATCACGATGAATCCACACGTCTCAAAAAATCTTTATCCAGTGCatctacttttttatttaaaaaaaaagtggatatTGGTCcttttctgaacaaaaaacTTTCACTAAACAAAGTTTTTGGCAGCAAATATGAGGTTTACTTGCAGCAGCCAGGGTTATTTTATTGAGCTGCAGCAGAGCAGAACAGCTTCCTGTCAAAACacgacaataaaaaaaagaaataaaactcatAAAACTTGACATTTTCAGAAAGGGTCGGATCAACGTAAAGAATCAAATCTGCTGCAGCAAATAAATGTGTTGCTgtcattaaaatctgttttaatgacttgtttattgattgttttcttgttgttttattactttttgcTTCATCATGATTCacattggaattttttttttttaaccttaagcATTTTAACACATAAAGCCGAGTCGAAGTGAATTCACATGAACTCCTGGTGTGCGttcatcacagatttttctGATCACCTTCTCCCACTTGGCGTTGATCTCCTGCGGGTTGATGGTGGTGTAGGGGTTGGTGCCGGCCATGTTCACGTGGTAGGTCTGCACGATCTTGGCGATCTCGTTGTGGATGCCCAGGATGGCCTGGCGCTCCTTGTCCGCCTCCGGCAGCGTGGCTTTGAACTGGTCGTGGGCTGTGCTTAATCCCTGAGACACAAGGcgcacaaaaataaaaagaataaaaaaggcaaaaaccacaaaaacgGCAAGAACACAGGCTATTCTTAATTTTAACAACCTCCTTTGTCAGAGCTCAGACGTAGAACTGCTTTGTGAAAGCGTCAAACAGAGCAGACGGACGAGACTCTGCTGCTTCTTATATCATCCGAGTAGAAAGTCAGACGCGAACAAGTGATTCCAACTTTTGTTAATTTAGTTTTGTGATAttagtttttatatattttcttagtaaaaaatagttttatatttatttatagctTTATTCAAACTACAGTCATAATTGCACTGTGACCAGTTATCCAATAACTTTTAgccttttattattttgataacCAATTCCATCGATAAGTAAAAGAGAAGCAACATTTGTGTGCTTTAATTActgaaaatctttaaaaattaaaaatgactgacatctgaaaaaaattactgaaatctttaaaaattaaaaatgactgacatctgaaaaaaattactgaaatctttaaaaatgaaaattactgAAAATTACTGAaacgtttgtgtttgtttttttgagaaaaaaatgaatgacttAAAAGATTTTCAGTAATAAAAGCACAGAAATGTTGCTGTTGCTGAATCTGAACTCCATCTGATGGTGTGACCCGGTGTCGTGGGCAAAACAAGGACATTTTGGGGGCAATAGCGTCCTTAAACGGGAAAACGACGTCTGGAAAAGTAAGCCAGAGTCGTGGAAACACAGCTAAAGCCCTCTGCTCTCGTTCGCTCACCTGAATCTCTTCGATGGTGTGGACGATGAAGGTGTCTTGCAGGTCCTCCATGGCGCCTTCCATCCAGTTATTGAACGGAGCTGCTCTTTTGGCAAACTCAAGGTACAGCTGGTCGATGGTTTCCAGCAGCTTCTCGGTTCTCTGttgagcagaaaaacacaaaacatcagTTCAACGGACGCTTGGGGAGAAAATTCAACCAGCTTTGTTACACTGGAGAACACTCCTTTCTAACAGGCACCAACAAGGACGGAGGCGACGAACAGAGAAACTGAAGATCTTGATGCTTTAAAGTTAAGAACTGACTTTGACTTATCCCTTTAACACCTCCCTGattaccccccccctcacctgcaaAGCCTCGCTGCGTTTCTGGGTCAGAGCTCCCAGGGAGTCCCACTCGTCACAGATCCGCTGGCAGCGAGCGTTCACGCTGGGGGAGTCGTAGTAGTCCAGCTCGCTGgagcgcacacaaacacacactcggTATTATTCTACACATTTAAAGCAACgtctttgaaacatttttacaatgtaaaggtttgtatttttatttttttaaatttcctcttcaaaaaaaaaatttttgaattATCAACTAGAAAGCATTTGCAACGTTCTTCTAAACTACTACTGCAGCGAAATGACTTCATTCTGGGATTTTTGTAAATAACTTGGAGAGAAATATTCCCAATATAATAAGTCAGAGTCGTGCTGTAACCGATCTGATGGGAATATGGCGAATTGAAATGTGGAAGACTATTCAGCTCCTGAAATCTCCACTTTAGCCGCTAAGCTAAAAGTGTTAACACTCCTCACACTTGAAGTGGGTGCACAAGTGTGCCTGTGCTGGGAGACAGGAAGCTACTGCCAAGATttcagcttaaaaaaaaaaaaaaaaggttaaaaatatcTTGGATGACATCATGTGAGCTACATGGAGCTTTTTTAGTCCTCATCTTCTCCCGTTCTTTAGCAGAACGCCGTTTTGCTCCTTTCATGGCTGCTTACTTTAACTCCTGTGCGATAGCTGCGATTTGCTCCACGCGGTCCTGATGTGCAGCCAGGTCGCTCTCAAAGGCCTCGTGTTTCTTCAGCAGGGCCTTGATCTCCGACAGAGACGCCGTCTCGTAGTCGCTcttctgcagcagctcctctttACCTGCCGCGGGGGGGggaaatgaacatttaaaaacagtttaacGCGTTCAAACGCTTCAGGCGAGTGACTGTTCTTATCTTAATTCATCACCTTCGGTCCAGGCTTCGTGAATGGCTGCTTTCTGGCGGAATTTCGCCGCCAAGTGATCGAGTCTTTCCAGCCTGCGGATCTCGTTGAGGAGCCACTCCTCGTAGCCTTTCTCTGCTCCTTCCAAATTCCCCCAGGCGTTGTTGAtgtcctgcaggaggaagagtgaTCAAATTAATTATTGGTGAACAAAAACTGACCACGAACACTGAGAATGTAAGTGTTTTAATACTCCTGacgtcagaaaaaaaaaaaattcgctTAAAACTGCTGCCTGTTGCACCCTAAAGCAACGACAACCCATTGATTCTTGGGGATGTGAAACCAATTTGATCgattattaacgtgaacaataAGATTTCTGATTTGCAAAATGAATATAAGCAAAATTGTTTAAAACGACCAAACTTTTCTTTAACAGTCTGCGATTTCGGCGTCACCCACCGAGACCATCTTCCCCTCCGAGGGCATGAAGGCGGGCCTGTTGCTCAGCCTCAGTTTGGTCTGCAGGGTGTTGAAGTTGATCTCCAGCTGGCACTTCTCCTGCACTTTGGGCGGTTTGTGGAGGCGGCGGTAATCTCTGAAGTCCTCCAGCTTCTGCTGCATGGCCTGCATGGTGTTCTCTGGGGCGCGGTTCTCCAGCCAGGGGATGGTGCACCGGATCCACTCCAGCAGCtgttaatggtgtgtgtgtgtgtgtgtgtgtgtgtgttgatgggtGGCACACAGGAGAGACGGGACGGAGAAAAATGCAATCAGGATGAAGGAAATGAAGAATCGTGCACAGAAAGGAAAATTTAGAGGGATATAAAGGAGGTGTAGAGGATTTATTAATGtgtgtcagcataaataaagaatactgattaatattaatgttagaTATTTGATCCGTTTGTTGTTTCTGCAAACTAATGTAGCTCTAAGTACATATTATGTTTCCTCATAAGATTTATAAGACCGTGATATTTTTGCAAGCATTATCTACGTCTTTCCATGGCTTCCATTCCTATGAATTAAATCTGtataaacagattttttttgaaacaaCTGCCAACATTGATATCTAGAAAAAAGTCCAATTAATATATTTCATCTATACTgagtgatttaaaaaagaaaaaggtataTCACACAAATATATCACAAAATTTGTGGCTCCTTTACTTTTGCATTTGTCTGCAGGTATTTATTTAGCTGCCAAAAAATTTTTACAATTCACAGCCGCAGTGcactttacatatttttatataacaCAGTAATGCACTTGGACCAAGTAGAGACAAGTCAGAGTTCAGTTTCCCACGGAAACTTAAACACACCACATGGAAGTGGAACCAAACCACGGaattgtaaatgtaattttctgcTGATGGGCATATTATTTCAGGTGTAAcactagatttaaaaaaaaatgctttataaaatatCTAAAGAAAGATTCTTGTCTTGTGAAAACTTTGTCTTTCATGCTTGATTTACATGCTGTCCTGGCTGCCTTTTAATCTCGACCCTGACCCTACATGGAGCACAAACCCCCCCTCCAGGTGGggcagagaggagaaggagcagctcAAATAAACAGGGAGACAGGAGGGTTCAGGAGGTGCAGAAGAGTTGTAGgaagaagtggggggggggtgctcacaTCACTGGCCAGCTTCTCATAGTCCTCCATCAGCTGCTCGTTTTCCTGGTTGACTGCCAGCACCTTGCAGATCCTGTTGGCCGCCGTCTCCGCCTGGAAGACGAGAATGAGGGGTAAACCGACCCATTGATTAGAGAAAGCCCAAGACAGTTGAGGTGACACGTCTTTAGTGGTACTAAGAAGTACTTCAATTACACTTCTGCTGAAGAACATATTAGAGGCCAGTACTTTATATTGTGTAAtatttcagaggaaaaaaaaaatctcaatttagcctaatttgaataattttaatttaaatatggaGCTGTGATGTATAATAATCACACCGATCATCAGCAGAAtctgtcatttttaatctgGTGCTGATAATATTGATCTACCATCGATCTACGCTGCCTTCACTCCCTGACGTCTGACAGAAGTGGGAAATCGGGTTTGGGGAGGAAGTAGAGGATCATCAATAATACCAGTCCGGTCCAGTCGGACGTTTTTGACACCTTTGTGTCGCGTCTGGActcctgtgttttcttgtgaAGCTGACCTGAGATCAGTAACCCAGTATTCCAGACAGGAGGGAGCATCACGCTGTACCTCCTGTCAGACGTCTCTTTTTAGGACACCAGCGCCTCTTATTTTAGCCGACGTGAAGGTGAAGCGTCGGATATTTTTGTAATAATAGACTTCACAcggaaataaatacaatatatgGCTCCGTTTCCAGGACGACAGCGCCTGTAACAGtttaaactgctgctgctgctactattACATCACAGCTGTTACGATCACCTCCACCGCCAAACCTTCACTGCAAAGACGTCACGACGACTCATCAAGCAATCAACTCCAGCTGTCaaggttgctaggcaacaggaTTTGGTGGATGGTGCCGAAGGTAAAGGCGGCACGAAGAGGATGACAACCGGGCATCTTTGGGAAATCCCAACAGCGACAGAGAGCGATAAACTTATAGAACAACCGCCCCGACACACTCGTCCTTTACGCGGCCGGTCAGTCTTCCTCGCTGGACTCCTCCATGCTTGGGTTTAAGCGGCGTTACCATGACAACGTGTCATCACTTTAACCTGCTGGGATCACAAACCGGGGAAAACAagagaccaacacacacagacagaaattgaagcagcatgcaaaaaaaaaaaaaaaaattgaagtgcTTCCAGCAGAATTTGAGTTTTTAAGCGCCAGAATAGAAATCCATCTGCAGCAGCCGGGCATCAACTTCAGCATTATTGATCAATTATTGATCTGCTTTTTAAAGACGAGGGGATTTTAAACCAGTGAGATTTGAGAGTGCAGAAGAGAATGGAGTTCCACTCAGACGACTCCTTTCAGTCTTTTGTCTACCAGATCATTgagggttggtggtggtggtggtgggggggggacttgGCTCGGTCCGAGGCGGCTCCGGGGTCTCCTCCAGGAGCAGCAGGCGAGCTGCCTTAAAAGGAGAGCCAGGATGTGCAGGTCATGCTTCTGTGAGCAAAATGTTTGCACGCTGGGTCTGTTTACTGCAAACGCTGACGGCCAGCGGCTCCTCACGGATGGCTTTGTCCTGACGTCACCgagggggggggctggatgGTTAACAGGAATCTGTCTAGAACGTGTTCTTAGATTCTACTTCTATCAAgttttggattttatttctaatgaaaatggattcattttcattttttgttttaattttaccgCCATTATTCTTCAGTTCGGTCCTAAAATCGAGAGTCGATAACGGCAGCAGCGACAGGTTTGTGTAGAACTAGAAATGTTTTCAAACCAGGAATCTGATCCCatttccagcaaaaaaaaaaaaggaatctgcTGCCAAacatctgcgtgtgtgtgtgtgtgtgtgtgtgtgtgtgtgtgtgtgtgtgtgtgtgtttgaggggggtgggggactGCTGAGTAAATGTCTGTGATAATGATCTCAACCGGAACGTAACTCATCTCCTGGCGGGCAGACGAGAGGCGGCCCCGTTCCCGAGGTAAGAGGTTTTTCATTCTCACCGCTCCTCGTAACACCTTTTCAGGGGGTAACTCGAAAAACAGAGGGGCGCTTGGAAAATATAAGGGCATGGCAGATTTAGGATTAGGCCTTACTCATGTGTTTCAATATTTGTTGGATTATCGGCAATTTTACATAAAAACCACATGAGGGCCTCACATGAAACTTTGTATGATGTTGGGGGAGCATGGGAGACAGAATCCACTACATTTTGATGCAAATCCACACAAATAGGCAGAATTATAGAATTATATGCAGATTTCCTTGCTTAGCTATTTGATAGTATGCATTTAAAAAGGGCTCGTCTTAATTTAAGGGAACATATCGGATTGATAAAGTGTGCTATTTTCAGTTTAGCTtccctagaaaaaaaaaaagtaatctggGAGCGACGGTGTCCCGGAGGGTTCAATCTGAAGTGTGAAACACAACCAGGCAGTAattgtttctccttcctccttcgCCGTAAAAACCCAGAGCCAGACGGCAGCTTCTGTTCTCCTCAGGAGGTTCTGGAGCTCCATTAAGAACGGAATCCTAATAGAGATTTTAAGTACAGGAGACTTAACGGATATCCTGTGACGAGTCTCTGCAGAGATCTTGGATACGGAGCATCTTTGACAGAATGAGAGCGTAAGAACTTTGTGCTGGTAGAGGAGGAAGGTTGAGCGGCGAATAGAAGATCGATAATCTGCTGAAAGACGGCAGATAAGGAAGGGTTGAACCGCCctcaagaaaaacacatgaagtcACGGCACGTAAAAGAAAAGAGTTCATCAAGTCTGCTCCGGATAACATGTCatccgtgtgtttgtgtttccagagCTGGTTCATGTTTTAAATATCAGAAAAATCCATGATTTGTTGGCTAACGGGTTATTTCTGTCGTCACTGGACATGTGCGAAAACATCTACTGATGATGGACGCAGAATTTTGAgagcaaatgaaataaaacggCCAAGATAAAGTATGGgataaaaaccaaaacaatgagctgaaaggTGCTAAAACGCTCCTCATAGCGGTGATAACGGCCTCGAGTTGATCACAGCTTGTTCATTTACTCCTGATGATTGTAGCTTTGAAATAAAAAGTCAGCCCTcaacagaagaaaaattaatttaaagaaaaaacaaaacaaaaaaaactttcaagctacttaaaaaaaaaagttttgtttcgTTTTCGTGTCTCACCTTCTGCTTGCCTGAGAAGGCGTGGTAGTAACACGACACATAAGTCATGACGGCCTTCTCATCTGGCCTCAAGGTGCTAATGATATCTGcccagaggaagagaggaagagaaaaggaagagagaggaggagagaaacgCATAAGAGTAGAAGAGTGCAGAAACAAAaggtccagcagggggcgcaaTCACAAGAGGAGGCCACAAAGAGGAGCGCCAGTCTTCTCCAGTCTACACAAGTTGGGTTGACCTTCAAATGTTGGCGTAAAATATGATGAAAGTGGGAAGCGAGTGGTTGAGGTGGAACCTTATATAttaacagatatttttttttagatttacttTTAACTGTAAAACGGATTAACTTATGATCAGTTTTGGATTTTCTTCGCATTACTAAACCAAACggctaaataaagaaaaatccgCCGCATCTTTTCCCGCTATGACGCAAACCGGCGTCCAGCTGGAGCTTAAAACCTCACCAGTCGCTCCGCTTCTAAACAGAGTTCCTCAAACACAGCTGTGTTGAAACGTTCTCGCTCTCTCTGCTGCCGATCCCGGCTCTTATGTAACCTCCTGACCTCCTTCCATCCTCCTGTAATTCTAAGAGGGGGGATCAAACATCTCAACtaccccctttttaaaaaataaataaataaaaagacggCTTAATAGAAACTTTATAACAACAACTCTTTAAAGATTCATCTCGTTTCCGGTTGTATTTAGAGATTTCTCACTTTTTCCAAAGCCTAGATTTCATACTTTATTTTTAAGAATTTTATTTACAAGTTCATTATCTCACTGCAATGGCAGATAAATTCACTTATTTGTATTTAGGATGTTCTTAAATCAGTATTTCTTATATTCGTGGTGTCGTAATGAGACTTAATGGATGTGGTCTGACAGTCGATCTTGGAGTTCCTGCTGTTCTACAAGCAAACTAATGATCCATTATCCTCCAAAGGAAGTCAAACAACAAACATCGTCATGTCAGGCCTCCTCATTGAAATTAAACGTTGCCTTTCTGCTCGTTTGCGTTGCCACTTTTGATTTCGTTCATTCTTCCACCCTCCATTTAAACCGTCGCTGTCAAGCCTGAACGCAAAAAAAACGCCCGTTTGAACGGCTGCACCTCCCCCACAACGCCTAGACTTCAGGCtaatttgccccccccccccctccccatcagCAGCTATGGGTTTTATCGCATGCAATCACCATCATTTATCCGCCGCCACACCTCCCACTCTGCTTCCACTTAGCAGAACCCTAATGAGGCCGCCTGCGGCGCCGTAACAACGAGGTAGACTGGAGATGCACCGGCGCTCGTTGCTCCCGTCGGAAAAACAGAGCGATCCGTCATCCCGTCGTGCACGTGGAGGCGTGAATCATGCAAACACAAGGAAGGAGAGTGACCCCTACGGGGGGGCGGTGCGCActgcagaaagagaaggaaaccAGTTaggtgaggaggggggaggcGCCGCGACCAGGATACCTTCTGGGCGCCGGAGAAGGCGTGGTAGAAGCTAGAGACGTAGGTCATGATCGCCTTCTCGTCCGGACGGGCAGTGCCCACGATGTCTGTTGGGGGGAGAGAGGCGGGTCGGTCAGGGAGGGGGTTGTTAAACACACGAATGAaaacacagggagaagagctgGGGGGGCGGGGATTCAGCTCGTCACGGAAACAACATCCAGAGTGGGACGTCCGGCGTCGCGGCTCAGATGTGCTAACAGGAAGCTACCAAGGATTCAACACACAGATGTTAGACGGTCACAGATTTACATTTATCTATTCATAAAGAGATATATACAGCATTtttcacactataaggcgcactggataataaggcgcacctttaatagatatattttataatttatttaatatataacgCGCATCggattacaaggcgcactgTAGTTTTGAGAGAACATAATAGGCTTTCAGGTGCGCCTTagagtgcagaaaatactgtttatattttagttaatatacatttatattcatCAAACGACGCTAACACTTTTAGCATACAAGCTACAATTTAAAAGGAGGTTTAAAAAAACCATTCAGATCAGGCTGTAAGGAGTGTCCATCAGCTGTTTAAGATAATGCTGCTTAGCTGTGAAGCTAAACCAGAACTGAAACCAGATTCACACCGTTTCACGCCGATGACATCACAAGTTATAACAGGGTTATCTCAGTTCCGTCTGAACGCCACTCCTCACATCCTCAGCATCATTTCACCGCTTCCCTTCCTCTTGCTGCTCACCTTCTGCGTCCAACATTTTAGGGATGTCCAGGTATTTCTCCGCCACGTCGAAGGCTGTGTTCAGGTTGGTCATGGGGTCGTCCTGTCAACAGCAGACCAAACAGACGTTAGGTGTCGCGCCGCCATCAAAACCAAACCCGCCGTACGTCCGTCGCGCTCGTGTCTCACCTTGCGCAGCTTTCCATAGTCGATGAGCTCCGGACGGTGTCGATGAATGAGCGCACAGAAACCCAAACCGTCCTTCCAGCTGTGATGGGGAGACAAAGAGAATGTGGAGAAGGAACAGAAAAGGAGTCCCGTAAACGATTTAACTGACATTCAGATATAGCGTCAGACAAGACAACGCTGCAGACTGGGAAGCCAAAATAAGCAGACGAGTGAAAATACTAAATTATTTCCAAGGATCATGATTCAAATATGAATCACTGAGGCCTTTTTTCTCTCCAGATTTTGGAACGTGTTGAGAGGACTTCAGCTCCTGATTTGTCCCGTTCCTACACTGACCAGACGTGGGATTTTGCTGCTTTACACTTCAAGTTTCCGCAGTAAATTTTCTTGGCAAGCGGTCCTGCTCTGATT
The Antennarius striatus isolate MH-2024 chromosome 17, ASM4005453v1, whole genome shotgun sequence genome window above contains:
- the actn1 gene encoding alpha-actinin-1 isoform X1 codes for the protein MNMEHSDGENDYMHQEDDWDRDLLLDPAWEKQQRKTFAAWCNSHLRKVGTQIENIEEDFRDGLKLMLLLEVISGERLAKPERGKMRVHKISNVNKALGFIASKGVKLVSIGAEEIVDGNAKMTLGMIWTIILRFAIQDISVEETSAKEGLLLWCQRKTAPYKNVNIQNFHISWKDGLGFCALIHRHRPELIDYGKLRKDDPMTNLNTAFDVAEKYLDIPKMLDAEDIVGTARPDEKAIMTYVSSFYHAFSGAQKAETAANRICKVLAVNQENEQLMEDYEKLASDLLEWIRCTIPWLENRAPENTMQAMQQKLEDFRDYRRLHKPPKVQEKCQLEINFNTLQTKLRLSNRPAFMPSEGKMVSDINNAWGNLEGAEKGYEEWLLNEIRRLERLDHLAAKFRQKAAIHEAWTEGKEELLQKSDYETASLSEIKALLKKHEAFESDLAAHQDRVEQIAAIAQELNELDYYDSPSVNARCQRICDEWDSLGALTQKRSEALQRTEKLLETIDQLYLEFAKRAAPFNNWMEGAMEDLQDTFIVHTIEEIQGLSTAHDQFKATLPEADKERQAILGIHNEIAKIVQTYHVNMAGTNPYTTINPQEINAKWEKVFQLVPQRDQALIEEHARQQNNERLRRQFANQANVIGPWIQTKMEEICRISIEMHGTLEDQLTHLRQYEKSICNYKPKIDQLEGDHQLIQEALIFDNKHTKYTMEHIRVGWEQLLTTIARTINEIENQILTRDAKGITQEQLNEFRASFNHFDRDHSGTLGAEEFKACLISLGFDIANDTQGENEFPRIMSIVDPNRMGIVTFQAFVDFMSHETADTDTADQVVASFKVLAGDKNYILADELRRELPPDQAEYCIARMAPYTGPDAVPGALDYMSFSTALYGESDL
- the actn1 gene encoding alpha-actinin-1 isoform X3, which produces MNMEHSDGENDYMHQEDDWDRDLLLDPAWEKQQRKTFAAWCNSHLRKVGTQIENIEEDFRDGLKLMLLLEVISGERLAKPERGKMRVHKISNVNKALGFIASKGVKLVSIGAEEIVDGNAKMTLGMIWTIILRFAIQDISVEETSAKEGLLLWCQRKTAPYKNVNIQNFHISWKDGLGFCALIHRHRPELIDYGKLRKDDPMTNLNTAFDVAEKYLDIPKMLDAEDIVGTARPDEKAIMTYVSSFYHAFSGAQKAETAANRICKVLAVNQENEQLMEDYEKLASDLLEWIRCTIPWLENRAPENTMQAMQQKLEDFRDYRRLHKPPKVQEKCQLEINFNTLQTKLRLSNRPAFMPSEGKMVSDINNAWGNLEGAEKGYEEWLLNEIRRLERLDHLAAKFRQKAAIHEAWTEGKEELLQKSDYETASLSEIKALLKKHEAFESDLAAHQDRVEQIAAIAQELNELDYYDSPSVNARCQRICDEWDSLGALTQKRSEALQRTEKLLETIDQLYLEFAKRAAPFNNWMEGAMEDLQDTFIVHTIEEIQGLSTAHDQFKATLPEADKERQAILGIHNEIAKIVQTYHVNMAGTNPYTTINPQEINAKWEKVFQLVPQRDQALIEEHARQQNNERLRRQFANQANVIGPWIQTKMEEICRISIEMHGTLEDQLTHLRQYEKSICNYKPKIDQLEGDHQLIQEALIFDNKHTKYTMEHIRVGWEQLLTTIARTINEIENQILTRDAKGITQEQLNEFRASFNHFDRKRSGIMDAEDFKTCLISVGYNLGENEFPRIMSIVDPNRMGIVTFQAFVDFMSHETADTDTADQVVASFKVLAGDKNYILADELRRELPPDQAEYCIARMAPYTGPDAVPGALDYMSFSTALYGESDL